One segment of Theobroma cacao cultivar B97-61/B2 chromosome 9, Criollo_cocoa_genome_V2, whole genome shotgun sequence DNA contains the following:
- the LOC18590054 gene encoding probable serine/threonine-protein kinase NAK → MGICWPKPAKCAHASSTNFSGSAKTHSKTKQESTSATAKSPPEGSNKGFTVSKPHKPVSGNLKADTSVSNNLKSFSFSDLKNATKNFRQDTLLGEGGFGCVFKGWIDENTFAPTKPGTGIVVAIKRLKAESFQGHKEWLAEVNYLGQLHHENLVKLIGYCVESENRLLVYEFMPKGSLENHLFKKGVQPISWATRMLIAMGVAQGLSFLHSLNANVIYRDLKASNILLDSDYNAKLSDFGLARDGPTGDNTHVSTRVVGTRGYAAPEYVATGHLTPKSDVYSFGVVLLELLSGRRATDDERAGFSEETLVDWAKPFLSDNRKVLRIMDTRLGGQYSKKGAQAAAALALQCLHTDPKNRPCMVDVLASIERLHATRDTPRTPQQSQAKLDHHGIKHVNSPHKARAPTINSY, encoded by the exons ATGGGGATTTGCTGGCCAAAACCTGCAAAGTGCGCTCATGCATCTTCCACTAACTTTTCAG gTAGTGCAAAGACTCATAGTAAGACAAAGCAGGAATCAACTTCTGCCACTGCTAAATCACCTCCAGAAGGCTCGAACAAAGGATTCACAGTATCAAAACCTCATAAACCTGTTTCAGGCAATCTCAAAGCTGATACATCTGTTTCTAACAATCTCAAGTCTTTTAGCTTTAGTGATCTTAAAAATGCCACCAAGAACTTCCGGCAAGACACTCTTCTTGGAGAGGGAGGTTTTGGATGTGTCTTTAAAGGTTGGATTGATGAGAACACTTTTGCTCCTACCAAGCCAGGAACTGGAATTGTTGTAGCTATCAAAAGACTCAAGGCAGAAAGCTTTCAAGGCCACAAGGAATGGCTT GCGGAAGTTAACTATTTGGGTCAGCTTCACCATGAAAATCTTGTGAAACTTATTGGTTATTGTGTAGAGTCTGAGAATAGACTTTTGGTTTATGAGTTTATGCCAAAGGGAAGTTTGGAGAATCATTTATTTAAGA AAGGTGTTCAACCAATTTCCTGGGCTACACGGATGCTTATTGCAATGGGTGTTGCACAGGGATTGTCCTTTTTACATTCTTTAAATGCTAATGTAATCTACCGTGATTTGAAGGCTTCCAACATTCTTCTTGATTCG GATTACAATGCAAAGCTTTCAGATTTTGGCTTGGCAAGAGACGGTCCAACTGGTGATAACACCCATGTTTCAACCAGAGTTGTAGGAACTCGTGGTTATGCAGCCCCCGAATATGTAGCAACAG GTCATTTGACCCCTAAGAGCGACGTGTACAGCTTTGGTGTCGTACTATTAGAGTTACTTTCGGGAAGACGGGCAACGGATGATGAGAGAGCTGGGTTTTCCGAAGAAACACTCGTGGACTGGGCAAAACCATTCCTAAGTGACAACAGAAAAGTACTAAGGATAATGGACACAAGGTTGGGGGGGCAGTACTCTAAGAAAGGAGCACAAGCTGCCGCTGCTCTTGCATTGCAATGCCTACATACGGATCCCAAGAACAGGCCATGCATGGTTGATGTTCTAGCCTCGATAGAACGTCTCCATGCAACAAGGGATACACCAAGGACACCCCAACAGTCACAAGCGAAGCTGGATCATCATGGGATCAAGCATGTGAATAGCCCTCACAAGGCAAGAGCTCCAACTATAAATTCATATTGA
- the LOC18590053 gene encoding proteasome subunit alpha type-3, whose protein sequence is MSSIGTGYDLSVTTFSPDGRVFQIEYAAKAVDNSGTVIGIKCKDGIVMGVEKLIASKMMLPGSNRRIHSVHRHSGMAVAGLAADGRQIVARAKSEATNYESVYGEPIPVKELAERVASYVHLCTLYWWLRPFGCGVILGGYDRDGPQLYVVEPSGISYRYFGAAIGKGKQAAKTEIEKLKLLEMTCREGVIEVAKIIYKVHDEAKDKAFELEMSWVCDESKQQHQKVPDDLLEEAKAAARTALEEMDAD, encoded by the exons ATGAGCAGCATCGGAACAGGTTACGATCTATCAGTCACCACTTTCTCTCCCGACGGCCGCGTTTTTCAGATTGAATACGCCGCCAAAGCCGTCGATAACAGTGG AACTGTAATTGGAATAAAATGCAAAGATGGGATCGTTATG GGAGTGGAGAAGCTGATAGCATCGAAGATGATGCTACCTGGTTCCAATCGAAGAATCCACTCCGTTCATCGTCATTCCGGCATG GCAGTGGCAGGATTAGCAGCTGATGGTAGACAGATTGTGGCACGTGCTAAATCTGAAGCTACTAATTATGAAag TGTTTATGGTGAACCCATTCCTGTCAAAGAACTTGCTGAACGCGTCGCAAGTTATGTGCATTTATGCACCCTCTACTGGTGGCTCAGGCCCTTCGGGTGTGGGGTTATACTCGGAGGTTATGATAGAGATGGACCCCAATTGTATGTGGTTGAACCATCTGGCATCTCCTAT AGATATTTTGGTGCTGCCATTGGGAAAGGAAAGCAGGCTGCCAAAAC AGAAATTGAAAAGTTGAAGCTGTTGGAGATGACATGCAGGGAAGGGGTTATTGAAGTTGccaagat CATATACAAGGTACATGATGAAGCAAAAGATAAGGCCTTTGAACTGGAGATGAGTTGGGTCTGTGATGAGTCGAAGCAACAACATCAAAAG GTTCCAGATGACCTTTTAGAGGAAGCCAAGGCTGCGGCTAGGACTGCACTAGAAGAGATGGATGCTGATTAA